GCGACAGAACACTATCACGGAATGAGGTTTGAGCCCAGATAAAACCGTTGATCATTGCCCACACAGCAACCATAATCCAGTAGGTGAAATAAAACCTTCTGTTGTTTGTTTTTTTCCCAATACTCTCTGCCGTTCGCAAAACAGCGCTGAGCAGCTGAATCAACGCGAGTAAAGGGAATAAAAACATCAGAAGCATCCAGCCTAAAACAGTTACGCCCACAATACCGATCAAAACCAATAGAATCAGCTGTAGCGTGCGGTCTGTATCTTTGATTAATGTTTTCATCTTGTTTCGTTTTTATGTGAGATATTATACTTTCAATAATTTTTGAACTATTGGGGCAAATTTTTTAGCGCATTAATTTCATGATGGTTCCAAGAAACCAGTTCTCGTCGGCCTTAATCATGGTATCAAGGGTTTTGTCGGCTTTAGTGCCGAGTTTGTAAATGCCTTCAACAGTGTCGTTGAATGCTTTTGCTTCACGGTCACCTTTAGCGGCCTCCACGTCGCGCAGGGCTTCCAGCGCATGCAGCATGGGCTCAAGCTCGCGTTTGCGGCGTTCTTTAGCTACCTGGCGGAAAACTTTCCAGATGTCTTTCTCGGCCACAAAAAACTCTTTCCGCTCGCCGGGACGAAGCTCTTTCTGCACCAGCCCCCAGTCGATAAGCGCACGCACATTAAGGTTTGCATTACCTCGGGAAATACTAAGCTGCTCCATAATTTCCTCGGCACTGAGCGCATCGGGCGAAATGAGCAACAGCGCATGCACCTGCGCCATTGTACGGCTGATGCCCCAGCTTGATCCGAGGGTGCCCCAGGCCTGTATAAACTTCTCTTTCGCTTCGTCGAGTTTCATGATTCAAATGTAAATACGTTTTTTGAACTTTCAAAACTTTTTGAAAATTATTTTTGTTCCCGGCCCGAAAACAAAACGGCGACCCGTTTGCGGATCGCCGTTTTATATATAAATGTGACTTTGGTTAGTTCACACGCTCTTTGAGCAGGTGTACAAAGCTGGCAAAGTTGTAGGTTTCTTCGTCGTAGCCAACTGCGGTGATCGTGTAGTAGTACACACCATCTTCAGCCATGTTACCTGCGCCGGTAAGACCATTCCACACGGTAACATCCTGCTGGCCGCCGGGTAAACCGCTCACATTGCCTTCATAAACTTTGTTACCCCAACGGTTGAAGATAATTACGTCGATGCTCTTCACCGCGTTTACACTAAGCTGGAACTCGTCGTTGCGGCCATCGCCGTTG
This DNA window, taken from Bacteroidota bacterium, encodes the following:
- a CDS encoding transcriptional regulator, whose product is MKLDEAKEKFIQAWGTLGSSWGISRTMAQVHALLLISPDALSAEEIMEQLSISRGNANLNVRALIDWGLVQKELRPGERKEFFVAEKDIWKVFRQVAKERRKRELEPMLHALEALRDVEAAKGDREAKAFNDTVEGIYKLGTKADKTLDTMIKADENWFLGTIMKLMR